One genomic segment of Anticarsia gemmatalis isolate Benzon Research Colony breed Stoneville strain chromosome Z, ilAntGemm2 primary, whole genome shotgun sequence includes these proteins:
- the LOC142986502 gene encoding deformed epidermal autoregulatory factor 1-like gives MAENRSSDNVVMPDITEVSEADPLSAGADHDAERSDGGAVLATVKSTRISGDSNGVVTVPVSLPVGTLITGTTFNVITSDQLPHFKPMICVDNGFISGGPVTDDIKPTHIVIQNPPSPQSRPDHEESGSTTPNARTSNARSWAETASMPVLPIRCKNTSAELHKQRFGSGGRGRCIKYGMDWYTPSEFEALCGRASSKDWKRSIRFGGRSIQALIDEGVLTPHATSCTCGACCDDQTAMGPVRLFTPYKRRRRTYQDGEEKKSKVKRENSLGESEVDNIHQSSNNSNSKEAWQTIAEGLDSNTDYHILENPDTNTESLAGES, from the exons ATGGCGGAGAATAGAAGTTCGGACAACGTCGTTATGCCGGACATTACCGAAGTATCCGAAGCCGATCCCCTGTCGGCGGGGGCCGATCACGATGCCGAACGATCTGATGGCGGGGCGGTTTTGGCAACCGTCAAAAGTACACGAATATCTGGTGATTCCAATGGCGTGGTCACCGTTCCAGTTTCCTTACCAGTCGGTACGCTCATCACTGGGACGACTTTCAACGTGATAACGTCAGACCAGCTGCCGCACTTCAAGCCCATGATATGTGTTGATAACGGCTTCATATCTGGAGGGCCCGTGACGGATGACATAAAGCCTACACATATCGTGATCCAGAACCCCCCGTCGCCTCAGTCGAGGCCAGATCATGAAGAAAGTGGCTCGACTACGCCTAATGCGCGGACGTCGAATGCGCGATCATGGGCGGAGACCGCCAGTATGCCTGTTCTTCCAATTAGATGTAAGAATACATCAGCAGAGCTTCACAAACAGAGGTTCGGCTCTGGGGGCCGCGGCAGGTGCATCAAATACGGCATGGATTGGTACACACCTAGTGAATTTGAGGCCTTGTGTGGTAGAGCATCTAGCAAAGACTGGAAGAGATCTATTAGGTTTGGTGGTAGGAGTATCCAAGCATTGATAGATGAGGGAGTGTTGACCCCTCATGCCACTAGCTGTACCTGTGGTGCTTGCTGTGATGACCAGACAG CTATGGGCCCAGTGCGTTTATTCACTCCTTACAAAAGAAGAAGGCGAACATACCAAGACGGTGAAGAGAAAAAGTCAAAAGTGAAAAGAGAGAACAGTTTGGGTGAAAGTGAAGTAGACAATATACACCAGAgtagtaataatagtaattcCAAAGAAGCATGGCAGACTATTGCTGAAGGATTGGACTCCAACACCGACTACCACATCCTGGAGAATCCGGACACCAATACAGAATCTCTAGCTGGTGAGTCATAG